DNA from Alphaproteobacteria bacterium SS10:
GCATGAGTTCACCGTGGAGGTGGCAGAAACCCCGCGTCAACAGGCCATCGGCATGATGTTTCGCCGCAAGGCGCCTAGAGATCGCGGCATGCTGTTCCCGTTTGAGAAGCCGCGGGTCGCCTCCTTCTGGATGAAAAACACGCTCGTCTCCCTCGATCTTTTGTTCATCGAGCAAGGCGGGCGGATTGCCACCATTCATCGCCGGGCCCAACCCCAATCGCTCGAACCAATGTCATCGGGCGTGCCTGTGATCGCGGTGCTTGAGCTTGCCGGTGGCGAGGCAGATCGCCGCGATATTCGCACTGGTGACCTGGTCGAACACCCGTTTTTCGGCACCGGTTTGTGAACTAGAACCGGAAATTCGTAAGAAAATCTCGTCGCAGGTGCGATAGGCGGGTTTACCCGTGCGATCTGCTGGTGTATCGATCCCCTCCGTCGGGGCGTGGCGCAGCCTGGTAGCGCGCATGTTTTGGGTACATGAGGTCCCCAGTTCGAATCTGGGCGCCCCGACCATTCTCTCTCATCGCGACTTAATCTGGTGGTGAGATGATGATCTTTCTTCCAGGCAATCTTCACCTATAATCAGCGGTATCGCGGTTAGACTGCGACCCAAACCATCCCAATTCGGATGCCCGCCGCTTAAAGGTTCAAACCAGATGCTGCCCACCGACGCCATCTCAGCCGTTCGTATCTATCAGCCAGCCAAGACGACCATGCAGTCCGGTCGCGCCAAGCTAAAGCAATGGTT
Protein-coding regions in this window:
- a CDS encoding DUF192 domain-containing protein, giving the protein MRFWHSRRAVALGFAMLLLAPLSAPAQSLYNPQPQTGLAEAPLSIRTLTGERHEFTVEVAETPRQQAIGMMFRRKAPRDRGMLFPFEKPRVASFWMKNTLVSLDLLFIEQGGRIATIHRRAQPQSLEPMSSGVPVIAVLELAGGEADRRDIRTGDLVEHPFFGTGL